The Heliangelus exortis chromosome 21, bHelExo1.hap1, whole genome shotgun sequence genome includes a window with the following:
- the TMEM132E gene encoding transmembrane protein 132E, with protein MASPEKMHPGPATLLCCLCSLLLPAQAKGPAPSPEPTEPTGAMMLPVSYRLSNTRLAFFLKEVGSIPAGNGSAPLQRSEPFVVFQTKELPVLNVTLGPFSTGLVLPKEQLQPSSTLEVPDRLTVNWKVRAFIIQPRLVANQPVVQVLFYVAGRDWDDFDVTERLPCVRLHAFRDAREIKSSCRLRGSLATCLVQAELPHAWFGPPPAVPLGRRKNPESLEVAGESQQAELYYTLHTPDGAGQCLGEAAPRRGAGGARTEGPTQHPLLRIGSVSLLQPLPGQPMQEHRLDGNVFIRLPDKPLKPGEVLSILLYLMSNSTVEHFTLRVKAKKGVNLLSTKSRSGQWLVSSELLTGGKHSTATVDVAKVDGAGPRDGDSSSEIMQLDFEMENFTSQSVTRRILWHIDYRGRNPPPDLEKVVTELTVIQRDIRAIVPLAMDTEIINTAILTGRTVAIPVKVIAIELSGVIVDVSAMVECRSNNEDIIKVSSSCDYVFVSGKESRGSMSARVTFTYEHLSAPLEMTVWVPKLPLHIELSDSRLSQVKGWRVPILPDRRSVRDSEHEEDEEERKQSRGCALQYQHTTLQVFTQFHTTAAEGTGQVVTMLGPDWLVEVTDLVSDFMRVDDPRVAHMVDSFTLAGREPGTTLFKVVSPLMEAVLGETLVTVAEEKVSITDLKAQVVSSLSLSLHPSPGNSHTIIARTSVQQTLSFFKQEALLSLWISYSDGTTVPLSLYDPKDYNLVVSSLDEKVVSVTQDRAFPLVVAESEGSGDLLRAELVICESCQKTKRKSVLFTALASVRVHFGSEEDPTYDYDHVPSKPGLVETGASTTLRAEVEKKAEPSEDSRMSSASHPTEDFPTIPTGFVQVTRGLTDLEIGMYALLGVFCLAILVFLINCIVFVLKYRHKRIPPEGQTNMDHSHHWVFLGNGQPLRAHNDLSPQPESPGNPLENVQTCCHGDHHSSGSSQTSVQSQVHGRGDGSSGGSTRDQSEDPLNSPTSKRKRVKFTTFATLPSDELAYNSIPIADEEDLEWVCQDMGLQDPEELHNYIRRIKEIA; from the exons ATGGCCTCTCCGGAGAAGATGCACCCCGGGCCGGCCAcgctgctctgctgcctctgctccctgctgctccccg CCCAGGCCAAGggcccagcccccagccccgaGCCCACCGAACCCACTGGTGCCATGATGTTGCCCGTGAGCTACCGCCTGTCCAACACCCGCTTGGCCTTCTTCCTCAAGGAGGTCGGATCCATCCCAGCGGGCAATGGCAGCGCTCCCCTCCAACGCTCCGAGCCCTTCGTCGTCTTCCAGACCAAGGAGCTGCCCGTCCTCAACGTCACCCTGGGACCCTTCAGCACGGGGCTGGTCCTGCCCAAGGAACAGCTCCAACCTTCCAGCACCCTGGAGGTCCCCGACCGCCTCACCGTCAACTGGAAGGTTCGCGCCTTCATCATCCAGCCCCGGCTGGTGGCCAACCAGCCCGTGGTCCAAGTGCTCTTTTACGTAGCCGGCCGGGATTGGGACGACTTCGATGTCACCGAGCGGTTGCCCTGCGTGAGGCTCCACGCCTTCCGCGACGCCCGGGAGATCAAGAGCTCTTGTCGCCTGCGGGGCAGCCTGGCCACCTGCCTGGTGCAGGCGGAGCTGCCCCACGCCTGGTTCGGGCCCCCCCCCGCCGTACCGCTGGGCAGGCGGAAAAACCCCGAGAGCCTGGAGGTGGCGGGAGAGAGCCAACAGGCAGAGCTCTACTACACCCTGCACACCCCCGACGGGGCGGGACAGTGCCTTGGGGAGGCGGCTCCTCGCCGGGGGGCCGGGGGCGCCAGGACCGAGGGTCCCACGCAGCACCCGCTGCTGCGGATCGGCAGCGtcagcctcctgcagcccctccccgggcagcccatGCAGGAGCACCGGCTGGACGGCAACGTCTTCATCCGCCTGCCCGACAAACCCCTCAAACCGGGCGAggtgctgagcatcctcctcTACCTGATGTCCAACTCCACGGTGGAGCACTTCACGCTCAG GGTGAAGGCCAAGAAGGGAGTCAACCTGCTCAGCACCAAGTCCAGGAGTGGGCAGTGGCTGGTGAGCTCGGAGCTGCTGACGGGTGGCAAACATTCCACTGCCACTGTTGATGTGGCCAAGGTGGATGGTGCTGGGCCCAG ggatggggactcctCCTCAGAGATCATGCAGCTGGATTTTGAGATGGAGAACTTCACCAGCCAGTCCGTGACACGCCGCATCCTGTGGCACATTGACTACCGGGGCCGCAACCCCCCGCCCGACCTGGAGAAGGTGGTGACAGAGCTGACAGTCATCCAGAGGGACATCCGGGCCATTGTGCCCCTGGCCATG GACACAGAAATCATCAACACAGCCATCCTGACGGGGAGGACAGTGGCCATCCCCGTGAAGGTCATTGCCATCGAGCTGAGCGGTGTCATCGTGGACGTTTCGGCTATGGTGGAGTGCAGGTCCAACAACGAAGACATCATCAAG gtCTCCAGCAGCTGTGACTACGTCTTCGTCAGTGGAAAGGAGTCACGAGGCTCCATGAGTGCCCGGGTCACCTTCACCTACGAGCACCTCTCTGCCCCTCTGGAGATGACAGTGTGGGTGCCCAAGCTGCCACTGCACATCGAGCTGTCAGACAGCCGGCTGAGCCAAGTGAAGGGCTGGAGGGTGCCCATCCTGCCAGAcaggag GTCGGTGAGGGACAGCGAGCAcgaggaggatgaagaggagcGGAAGCAGAGCCGGGGCTGTGCCCTGCAGTACCAACACACCACCCTGCAGGTCTTCACCCAGTTCCacaccacagcagcagagggCACAGGGCAAGTGGTCACCATGCTGGGACCAGACTGGTTGGTGGAGGTCACCGACCTGGTCAGCGACTTCATGCGCGTGGACGACCCGCGGGTGGCACACATGGTGGACAGCTTCACGCTGGCTGGGAGAGAGCCTGGCACCACGCTCTTCAAG GTCGTGTCCCCGCTCATGGAGGCGGTGCTGGGCGAGACGCTGGTGACGGTGGCAGAGGAGAAGGTCAGCATCACCGACCTGAAGGCCCAGGTGGtctccagcctctccttgtCCCTCCACCCCAGCCCTGGTAACAGCCACACCATCATTGCCCGGACATCCGTGCAGCAGACCCTCAGCTTCTTCAAGCAG GAAGCGCTCCTGAGCCTCTGGATTTCCTACAGCGACGGCACCACGGTGCCCCTCTCCCTCTATGACCCCAAGGACTACAACCTGGTGGTGAGCAGCCTGGATGAGAAGGTGGTCTCGGTGACACAGGACCGGGCGTTCCCCTTGGTGGTGGCGGAGAGCGAGGGCTCAGGGGACCTGCTGAGGGCCGAGCTGGTCATCTGTGAGAGCTGCCAAAAGACCAAACGCAAGAGCGTGCTCTTCACAGCCTTGGCCAGCGTGCGGGTCCATTTTGGGTCCGAGGAGGACCCAACCTATGACTATGACCACGTGCCCAGCAAGCCAGGGCTGGTGGAGACAGGGGCGAGCACCACCCTGCGGGCAGAGgtggagaaaaaagcagagccAAGCGAGGACAGTAGGATGTCCAGCGCGTCTCACCCCACCGAGGACTTCCCCACCATCCCCACTGGCTTTGTCCAGGTGACCAGGGGGCTGACAGACCTGGAGATAGGCATGTACGCCCTCCTCGGGGTCTTCTGTCTGGCCATCTTGGTCTTCCTCATCAACTGCATTGTCTTTGTGCTGAAATACCGGCACAAACGCATCCCTCCGGAGGGCCAGACCAACATGGACCATTCCCACCACTGGGTCTTCTTGGGCAACGGGCAGCCCTTGAGGGCTCACAATGACCTCTCCCCCCAGCCCGAAAGCCCTGGGAACCCCCTGGAAAACGTCCAGACCTGCTGCCACGGGGACCACCACAGCAGCGGGAGCTCCCAGACCAGCGTGCAGAGCCAGGTCCATGGCCGTGGGGACGGTTCCTCGGGGGGCTCCACACGGGACCAGAGTGAGGACCCACTCAACTCGCCCACCTCCAAAAGGAAGCGGGTGAAGTTCACCACCTTTGCCACGCTGCCCTCTGACGAGCTGGCCTACAACTCCATCCCCATCGCTGATGAGGAGGACTTGGAGTGGGTCTGCCAGGACATGGGGCTGCAAGACCCCGAAGAGCTTCACAACTACATCCGCAGAATCAAAGAGATCGCTTAA